In the genome of Meles meles chromosome 4, mMelMel3.1 paternal haplotype, whole genome shotgun sequence, one region contains:
- the LOC123939764 gene encoding keratin-associated protein 26-1: MSCHNCPVNYSLGSLRNPCHIPLSSSIALCSPGVSCGDVLCLPSNCQDHHRPLDNCQENCSEPTNCQPAHCEPSNYETSCCPPTTYYVSRPCQGPTFLPAASYISGSCLPVSYRPLSYVSSSSRPLSLLTYGCRPLGCLPCGPQPLSMVPSSLRPLRPLFTGCQPLSHVFSTCPGSCSALGGR; the protein is encoded by the coding sequence ATGTCTTGCCACAACTGCCCCGTGAACTACAGCTTGGGATCCCTCAGAAATCCCTGCCATATTCCTCTCAGCTCCTCTATTGCCCTCTGCTCTCCAGGTGTGAGCTGTGGTGATGTCCTCTGCTTGCCTAGTAACTGTCAAGACCATCATCGGCCTCTGGACAACTGCCAAGAGAATTGCAGTGAACCAACTAACTGCCAGCCAGCCCACTGTGAGCCCAGCAACTATGAAACGTCTTGCTGCCCTCCTACTACGTACTACGTGTCCAGACCCTGCCAAGGACCCACTTTTCTTCCTGCTGCTTCTTACATCTCTGGTTCCTGCCTCCCCGTATCCTATAGACCTCTGAGCTATGTGTCCAGCAGCAGCCGACCTCTGAGCCTCCTCACCTATGGATGCCGCCCCTTGGGTTGTTTGCCCTGTGGTCCTCAACCACTGAGTATGGTGCCTAGCAGCCTCAGACCTCTGCGTCCTTTGTTCACTGGATGCCAGCCTCTGAGCCATGTGTTCAGTACATGCCCTGGATCTTGCTCTGCGCTGGGAGGCCGGTAG